One genomic segment of uncultured Desulfobacter sp. includes these proteins:
- a CDS encoding 4Fe-4S dicluster domain-containing protein — translation MLYTWSFFIASAVFLFGIIYRIIGYFRLNIGPDRAEFTTADRIKAFLSSLFGILVSPVRMFNLFKTVILNVVFQVPLMRQDPLKWFMHICIYWGFFGLLFFHALEGSVSEVIFSDYQSTLTPFMPLRNMAGVMVMAGVGIAIYRRKTNFRLRQISKRHDYLAIVLLAVIMISGFGLEAAKIISSGVFYDMVDEYGAMDYDEELPALKAVWQEEFNVQFPGETITVTPELIEEGWIINEDNCAACHSNPRWAFVSYPVSIAMTPVAGFFNRNRLDLLLLNIHFLSCFLGLAYLPFSKFRHILTTPISLVISGLAGQKIKRDENKATRRVFDLSACIECGTCTSHCAVGPLFDIFNNQWVFPSERVIRIREWTWGRPMDKETRDAFSQGSFLCTMCNKCSQVCTAGMNLQDIWKETRDQLAEEFLPDPDIRIRELCQKHQSEKAGPKVPVVLKPGKNPVVESLKKSLQGGAFSQCYTCLTCTSTCPVVDITGQASELGSAPHQVIHALVLGQTDLAKNASIIWNCLTCYKCQENCPQGVKITDIFYELKNMVHQQEFGI, via the coding sequence GTGCTTTATACTTGGAGTTTTTTTATTGCGTCGGCAGTATTCCTTTTTGGAATTATTTACAGGATCATTGGATATTTTCGGCTAAACATCGGACCGGACCGGGCCGAATTCACCACGGCAGACCGAATAAAAGCGTTTCTGTCGAGCCTGTTCGGCATCCTGGTTTCACCTGTTCGGATGTTTAATCTTTTCAAGACGGTTATTCTGAATGTAGTGTTTCAAGTGCCACTGATGCGTCAGGACCCCCTGAAGTGGTTTATGCACATTTGTATATACTGGGGATTTTTTGGGTTATTGTTTTTCCATGCCCTTGAAGGCTCTGTCAGCGAAGTGATTTTTTCAGATTACCAATCCACCCTGACCCCGTTCATGCCGCTTCGGAATATGGCCGGTGTAATGGTGATGGCGGGAGTGGGCATTGCCATATATCGTAGGAAAACCAATTTTCGATTAAGACAAATCAGCAAGCGCCACGATTACCTGGCAATCGTCCTGCTTGCAGTCATCATGATATCCGGTTTTGGTTTGGAAGCCGCCAAAATAATCTCTTCCGGGGTGTTTTACGACATGGTGGATGAATATGGCGCCATGGATTATGATGAGGAACTTCCGGCACTCAAGGCCGTCTGGCAGGAAGAATTCAATGTCCAGTTCCCCGGGGAAACCATCACGGTCACCCCGGAACTTATTGAAGAAGGATGGATCATAAATGAAGACAATTGTGCAGCCTGCCACTCCAACCCAAGGTGGGCCTTTGTCTCCTATCCTGTTTCCATTGCCATGACGCCTGTTGCCGGTTTTTTCAACAGGAACCGCCTGGATTTACTATTACTGAACATCCACTTTTTAAGCTGTTTTCTCGGCCTGGCCTACCTGCCTTTCAGTAAATTCCGGCATATTTTGACAACCCCGATAAGCCTTGTTATTTCAGGACTTGCAGGACAAAAAATAAAACGCGATGAGAACAAGGCCACCCGCCGGGTCTTTGATCTTTCCGCCTGCATCGAGTGCGGCACCTGCACCAGCCATTGTGCCGTGGGACCTTTATTTGATATTTTTAATAACCAATGGGTGTTTCCTTCGGAACGCGTAATCCGCATCCGGGAGTGGACATGGGGCCGGCCAATGGATAAGGAAACAAGGGATGCCTTTTCCCAGGGTAGTTTTCTTTGCACCATGTGCAACAAATGTTCTCAGGTCTGTACTGCCGGAATGAACCTGCAGGATATCTGGAAGGAAACCAGAGATCAATTGGCGGAGGAATTTCTTCCGGATCCCGATATCCGGATAAGGGAACTTTGCCAAAAACATCAGTCTGAAAAAGCCGGACCGAAAGTCCCTGTGGTGCTCAAACCCGGGAAAAACCCTGTGGTCGAGTCCTTGAAAAAATCCCTTCAGGGAGGTGCATTCTCACAATGTTATACCTGTCTGACCTGTACCAGCACATGCCCGGTGGTAGATATTACAGGCCAAGCTAGTGAATTGGGATCAGCACCCCACCAGGTCATCCATGCCCTTGTTCTGGGGCAAACCGATCTGGCAAAGAATGCCTCCATTATCTGGAACTGCCTGACCTGTTATAAATGCCAGGAAAATTGTCCCCAGGGAGTCAAGATTACGGATATTTTTTATGAACTTAAAAATATGGTACACCAACAGGAATTTGGAATATGA